A stretch of DNA from Monomorium pharaonis isolate MP-MQ-018 unplaced genomic scaffold, ASM1337386v2 scaffold_71, whole genome shotgun sequence:
CTCTAACTCTAAACGTATATCGGACATTTCCCTTGCACACCGCCGCCGACACTTGCGGCAAAACCGTGCGTGAAAATTCCGTTTGCCGTTGACACACCGCCGATCGGCTCCGAACCGTGCTATTACTATGGGACACCACTATAGGTCATCCTGGAAGGTgtcggtctctctctctctctctctctcgatccccctgtctctctctctctctctctctgtcattCTCACTCCGTCACTCTTCCTCCACGGGCGTTTGTTCCTCTCTTTTACGCGCTGCCATTCTGCCTTCTTTCTCTCGTCTCCTCTCATTCGCTTGCACGCGCTCTCTCGCTCGTTCTTTCGCTTCTCCTTCCGCGCCCCTCCACGCATCGTCCGGCGCCCCTCTCATCCCTCCCCTTTTCTCCGTTCCATAAGTCTTTCTCTATCCTTCCAGGTTTGTTCCCCCTAGAGTAAATCCGTGTCTTTTTAACAACACGCGAATTCTTTCTCGAATCCATAGCGTCGTACGCCGGTTTTCGCCGTCCGCGGAGCGtaacctttctctctctctctctttctctcgcgcggCGCCGCCGTGAGAGATCGTCGAAGCCTCTCGCTCGCCGTGTTTCGTACTCGTCGTTTTCCCGTGCTCGCTCGTTGTCATCGCTATCGTTCGTGCTCGGTCTCGCACGCCACTCTGCTTCGCTGTACGGACTCGTCATTACTatgtggcggcggcggcggcgacgacaaCGTGCCTTACTCTCGATAACGGTCGAATCGCACAGGCGCTCCTCGTGACCGTAGTTCGCCACTATTTGGTTCGTTTGCCACATTTCTTTCTCGTCTTTTGGCCGTTTCTCTCGCCAAGCTCGACCAAGCAAAATATCTTACATCTCGCCTGTCCTCTGCTTTCAGATGTCTGCTGGGTCACAAATTCAGATGGCACCCCAAACAACCGTAAACTCTGGTCAGACAGTTCATAGTCAAGACTCGAACATGAGCACTGGTAAGTCAGACCTTCAAGTTCTTGGAAATCTTGATGCGCAGGTGACAGAAATGTCGCTACAAGTATCTGTCTATCTTGCTTTCTGCACATCCTGGTCCTTGGAGCAACTAGCTTGTCTCGAGGATAAAGTTCTGTGCATCTTTGAAGAGTTCTTTTTAAATGTTCCACAATAAACGAACAATCCGTTAATCTACTACAATTGTGCATATCAAAATTGAAGTATTGAGGGTATTCTTGTGGTCATTCTGACGATGGATTTATAATTCTGTAGGCTCATCACATAGTGATAAGGAGGTGGATGCAAACACTCCGGAAAAAGTACCACGGACTACTtctgagagaaaaagaaagcgtAAAGCTGATGACGGAAGTGGAGGTGTCGCAGGTGGCTCTGTAGCTAGTAAAGGCGCTAGATCGGTTACTGCTCTTGATAATAAGAAGATCAACGAGTATTTTCCAAAGCATCATTTGGGCAATAGTCCTATCCGGCATGGTGGAGCCAAGAGCCCCTCCCCTCAACAGGGTTATCCTATGGTAAGATTCAAGATGAACGTTGTTTCAAGATGAGAATTgtctttgtaattttgtaatgtgaCGACATGACCTGCGTAATGTACGTTTCTTTTCTTGCTTTGCAGTATCCACCATCACCTCAACAGTTACTCTCGCCACAAGTAACGACACCTAATTCTTCGGTGGCGGAATTCTCCTCGCTGATGCAGCCACCGAGACCTCATCCTCAACCTCCACCACCTCCACCGCCAGCTTCGTCGCAACCTGCGGGCTCAATGGTCAGCAAGCAGGTGCAGGTAAGGCCTACGAACCTCAATAGGACAAGCCAGGTCAGGCAAGCGAAGACTAACACCCCAAATGTAAGCAAAATTCGGTAATATCTGcaaacattttataagaaacGACTCACAGTTTTGTATATTGGTATATTGTAATAGCCGACACTTTGAGATAGAGATATGTAAAAGCCTCTAAACGTttctaaagtttaaaattggtttcattaataatttgacaaACTGTAGCATTTTGTACAATAGGTAGATAATAACTATCATTATTATTCTCAACtagtaaaatgttttttggtaaaaatatGGAATTTGTCGACTAAAAAACATATACTAATATTATCCTCGCAAAGActtgtttttcattaattttttatgaaaaatgagaGCGGTAGAATGTGTAGGAATggaatgataaaatattatcattgcAGAAATAAAACTTGTACTTACGagtatttttgtaacattttgtttGCGATCTTGTGATGGGTATTTCTTGTCAAATGTTTGCAGTTAAATCAactaatttttgcaaattgtaGCACTGTATACATttgttattgtacaaatacaGGCTATCTTGTGGTGCTACTTGTTTCCATTGTAAGATACTCAATACTTATGTTTTTAAGGATTCGAGTATCTTCTGAAAGGAAAAGTTTTACTTATTCGTCGCTCGAGCACAGACGAGCGATTTTAAAaggcaaattttattacttcagTATGTCGCACCTTTATTTCTTAGGATTCATTGAACGTTGTATTTGAGTTCTAATGAGTCCAATATCGTTTGACTATtccaagataaaattaattgaaaattttgttggggttatatgtatatattattaacgttCATACGAGAGCATTTTATACATGCGTACATTTTGGTGTTTTCCTTGCTGCCTGTGTGACCCTCAGTTTCATCAGTGTTTCTTTATGTTGCCTAAATTTCgctcattaatttattttctataataaagaaaaaatcataCGTCTCGTAATGAAACATATAGAGATAATCACATTAATGTGATTAAACAAATAGTTTCTAGAACATCAAATATAGACGTATTTGTGCaactttttcttatctaaCTAACAGATTGCTTCTCACATTGTGCTCTTTCTGCGTGTAGCAAGGTACCCGGTATTTTTGAGTAATTCTGTGACAAATGTATCAGATGTTAcagtaatgttttatttattgtaaaattgtacaaattgcATTCCAGACAGAACTTACTTGCCAGAGGATACAGGAATTTGAAACTCAAGCCTCTTCAGACTTAGAACTacgtaacaataaaattgacgaGTTAAATAGGGTAAGTATAAAGTTgtgattattttatgcaaCTCCTGTCGCTTTTATTTTAGATCGAATTACATGAAACGCATAATCTAATGTATTTCGACGACAGCAAATTAATCTGCATCTATCTTTCGAACTTTACAGACAGCGGACGAACTTAGGCATCAATTGGCTAATCAACAGAAAGTGATTGAGCAGCACaaatcacaaataaataagTGTATAGACGTTGTAAAGaagttattaaaagaaaaatcaaacatagaaaaaaaggagGCTAGGCAGAAGTGTATGCAAAATAGACTGAGGTTGGGCCAGTTTGTGACGCAGAGGGTAGGTGCGACGTTTCAAGAAAACTGGACTGACGGTTACGCATTTCACGAGCTTGCACGACGGCAAGAGGAGATAGCGACGGAGCGGGAGGAGATCGACAAGCAGAAGAAGCTGCTGCTCAAGAAGAGGCCGTCAAACAGCGAGACCGGCAGGAAACGTAGTCAACCGCAGCCCTCCTTGCATAACGGCACCGAGGCAACATTTTTGAAGCCAGATGCAGTACCTGGGTCGTATACGTGGCAGGAGTATTATGAAGCCGACGAAATACTCAAGGTATCACgatatgtgtttttttttttttccattttttccatttcctAAACCTTGTGGTAATGTGTGTTTTCAGTTGAGGCAAAGCGCGTTGAAAAAGGAAGACGCGGATTTACAACTAGAAATGGAAAAACTTGAGAGGGAACGGAATTTACACATTAGGGAGTTAAAACGTATTCACAATGAAGACCAATCGAGATTTAACTCTCACCCTGTTCTGAATGAGCGTTACCTCTTACTAATGTTATTAGGAAAAGGCGGTTTTAGCGAAGTGCATAAGGTAACGAAACCTTCTGTTGCTTTCGTTAACTGTGTTTatctacataaataaaaaatatatttgatttactTGCGCTTATTTATGTCGCGCTTTTTTCTCATGTAGGCATTTGACTTAAAAGAGCAACGGTACGTGGCATGTAAGGTgcatcaattaaataaagactGGAAAGAAGACAAGAAGgctaattatataaagtaagtTGTcttctattttgaatttttatttttatccatattttattacaattgataattaataaatttgttcacGTTGCTTGAAATTcccaaaaatttatatttgagacgaaatcaatatatattcgACCATAGGAAAGAGAAAACGAAATTTGAATACAAAATGAATACAAAATGTGCAAGCAATGCGAACGTAATGTCAcgctttaatataatttttaaattttaaacgtgTTCTTTTGTTTTCGAGATgtatatatcttttctttttacaatagGCATGCATTACGggaatataatatacacaaaGCACTAGATCATCCCCGAGTCGTAAAATTGTACGATGTATTTGAAATTGATGCTAATTCCTTTTGTACTGTTCTGGAATATTGTGATGGCCATGATTTAGATTTTTACCTCAAACAGGTAAGCGTTTAATCGTTATCTCATACGAGTTTTAACGATAGTCATAAACgtattttcgttatttttaaatttcaaacaaattttattacagcaTAAGACTATACCCGAAAGAGAAGCGAGATCTATTGTTATGCAAGTCGTATCGGCATTAAAGTACCTCAATGAAATAAAACCCCCAGTCATACATTACGATCTGAAACCAGGTATGCATTATTAAATCCAATCATTTTTGTCATCGTGAATGTAATAGTTATTTTCAAAGAGCCTTATGAAaaggaagataatttttgtacataaacgattatgattttattatgatgGTCCCGTACAGGTAACATCCTATTAACTGAAGGCAACGTGTGcggcgaaataaaaattacggaTTTCGGTTTAAGTAAAGTCATGGATGAGGAAAATTATAATCCAGATCACGGAATGGATCTAACGTCTCAAGGAGCTGGTACCTATTGGTACGTGTTCTctcaaattatttgttttgttacgttaattattaattgttggTGAGAATTActaatcttgtaattttatacataggTATTTACCTCCTGAATGTTTCGTCATTGGCAAAAATCCTCCTAAAATATCGTCTAAGGTTGACGTATGGAGCGTCggagttatattttatcaatgtcTATACGGTAAAAAGGTATTTATCGcatatatacgaaattttgCTCATAATAAAGTGtccatatttaaatatattacttttacagCCTTTTGGTCACAATCAATCGCAAGCCACCATTTTAGAGGAGAATACGATACTAAAAGCCACCGAAGTCCAATTCGCGAATAAACCAACCGTTAGCAACGAAGCGAAGGTAACATTGCCAGTAGATGGATGAGAATCAATGTTGTGAACCATTTTACAACGTGGCGATTTATATTGTTGCAGAGTTTCATAAGAAGTTGC
This window harbors:
- the LOC105832995 gene encoding serine/threonine-protein kinase tousled-like 2 isoform X2 (The sequence of the model RefSeq protein was modified relative to this genomic sequence to represent the inferred CDS: added 117 bases not found in genome assembly) codes for the protein MTDNCWNSGGGAGVKMEHLQATLDPRKQELLEARFLGARMSAGSQIQMAPQTTVNSGQTVHSQDSNMSTGSSHSDKEVDANTPEKVPRTTSERKRKRKADDGSGGVAGGSVASKGARSVTALDNKKINEYFPKHHLGNSPIRHGGAKSPSPQQGYPMYPPSPQQLLSPQVTTPNSSVAEFSSLMQPPRPHPQPPPPPPPASSQPAGSMVSKQVQTELTCQRIQEFETQASSDLELRNNKIDELNRTADELRHQLANQQKVIEQHKSQINKCIDVVKKLLKEKSNIEKKEARQKCMQNRLRLGQFVTQRVGATFQENWTDGYAFHELARRQEEIATEREEIDKQKKLLLKKRPSNSETGRKRSQPQPSLHNGTEATFLKPDAVPGSYTWQEYYEADEILKLRQSALKKEDADLQLEMEKLERERNLHIRELKRIHNEDQSRFNSHPVLNERYLLLMLLGKGGFSEVHKAFDLKEQRYVACKVHQLNKDWKEDKKANYIKHALREYNIHKALDHPRVVKLYDVFEIDANSFCTVLEYCDGHDLDFYLKQHKTIPEREARSIVMQVVSALKYLNEIKPPVIHYDLKPGNILLTEGNVCGEIKITDFGLSKVMDEENYNPDHGMDLTSQGAGTYWYLPPECFVIGKNPPKISSKVDVWSVGVIFYQCLYGKKPFGHNQSQATILEENTILKATEVQFANKPTVSNEAKSFIRSCLAYRKEERIDVLTLARHEYLQPPVPKHGRQANSQQQQQQQQIQQQQQSSFNIGMFSGMNASSSS
- the LOC105832995 gene encoding serine/threonine-protein kinase tousled-like 2 isoform X1 (The sequence of the model RefSeq protein was modified relative to this genomic sequence to represent the inferred CDS: added 117 bases not found in genome assembly); its protein translation is MTDNCWNSGGGAGVKMEHLQATLDPRKQELLEARFLGARMSAGSQIQMAPQTTVNSGQTVHSQDSNMSTGSSHSDKEVDANTPEKVPRTTSERKRKRKADDGSGGVAGGSVASKGARSVTALDNKKINEYFPKHHLGNSPIRHGGAKSPSPQQGYPMYPPSPQQLLSPQVTTPNSSVAEFSSLMQPPRPHPQPPPPPPPASSQPAGSMVSKQVQVRPTNLNRTSQVRQAKTNTPNTELTCQRIQEFETQASSDLELRNNKIDELNRTADELRHQLANQQKVIEQHKSQINKCIDVVKKLLKEKSNIEKKEARQKCMQNRLRLGQFVTQRVGATFQENWTDGYAFHELARRQEEIATEREEIDKQKKLLLKKRPSNSETGRKRSQPQPSLHNGTEATFLKPDAVPGSYTWQEYYEADEILKLRQSALKKEDADLQLEMEKLERERNLHIRELKRIHNEDQSRFNSHPVLNERYLLLMLLGKGGFSEVHKAFDLKEQRYVACKVHQLNKDWKEDKKANYIKHALREYNIHKALDHPRVVKLYDVFEIDANSFCTVLEYCDGHDLDFYLKQHKTIPEREARSIVMQVVSALKYLNEIKPPVIHYDLKPGNILLTEGNVCGEIKITDFGLSKVMDEENYNPDHGMDLTSQGAGTYWYLPPECFVIGKNPPKISSKVDVWSVGVIFYQCLYGKKPFGHNQSQATILEENTILKATEVQFANKPTVSNEAKSFIRSCLAYRKEERIDVLTLARHEYLQPPVPKHGRQANSQQQQQQQQIQQQQQSSFNIGMFSGMNASSSS